The genomic stretch GCTTGATTTGAGGAAGCTTTTTCAACCGCCAATTCCGAAGTTAAAACCCTCAACTGATGCTCTAAGGTGCACTTGTTCTCTTCTAACGTTTCCATATCAATTTGAAGGCTTTCATATTGTTCTCTGGAGTTATCTgcttcaacttgatactcatgCATTAATTGCTCCATGTGTGAAACCCTCTTCATCATTTCTGTATCAACGAGGTTGatctaaaaaaagagaaaagggtaaGAACCTTAATAAAAAGGGAATAAGTAAATCATTACAAGGAATACCTTTAATGATGATTGTATTATGTCGTTCATCCAAGTTAAAGAGTTGTGGCTCTCAAGCTTGACTCTCTCGATTGGACCAATTAGGGGTTTCAACCACACGTCATCCCCACCTGACTTTCTCAAAAGATTACCATCGACAGGGACCTCGATGATAACCTGTTTCATGGCAGCACTTCCACTCGAGGGACCAACCTCAGTTTGTTGAACAATTGTAGGAGGAACTATGGAAGGAGTCAAAACAGCCTGGGGAAGAGCAGCAATGGCAACAGTCATGACTGGCAAAGAAAGTATTACATGAGTGGTTATAGAAAAAGAAGCAAGGGGTGCTTTATCAGAAACTGGTCCTAAACTTTCACTACCAAACCCGCGGGCAAAAAGCTATTCAGCAGAATCATGAACAACATCGGGAGTATCATCATCAGAAATCACCAACGAGGCTTCAATAGGCTCATTAGGAGGAATAAAATGAGGAGGAGATGCTTCATCATCTGAAATAATTCGTCTTCTAGCCCGTGGCCTTTTTATCAAAGAACCCCCGTCTTGTTCTTCTTCCTTCTCAGAGTCTTATTCAACAGTAGCTTTCCTATTCGATGAGGAACTCAAAATTATCTCTTGGGCCCTATCCAAAGAAATTCTGGAAGCTGCGACGGCTTCAGCACTTATGCCTCGAATAggaaatcctgacaaaaagaaggatcaaAATAATTTCTGGTGGAAGCAATaagtaaaattaaaaaaaaaactcttaccgtgagttttcactttccaaccaaatcgATGAGAGAGGTTTTTTCAAGACCTACTGTCCATTGGAGCAACACTTAATAACTTTcttacccaaccacggaagttgggaatttcatcaacaGCTCCCATGgatgctgaaaaagaaaaagggaattaAATGATGATCATCAAAATTgagaaaaaggtacgagaaagttattaaaaagaaaactcacgtgcaaaattccacttctcaggaaaggGAACATTTCCATCACctactaaaccaacagtgggggcagcaataAACCTGGCGTACTAGCCACGGTCTCTATTATCTTCAAGACTGACTAGAACTCTTTTGCTCCTTGCCACTAGAGTAAATACTCCTTGGCGAAAGATTTTGGGAGAATAGAGATGGATTAAATGAAAAAATGTAAAAGGTATACCAATCATGTTGGCCAAATGCCTCAAACAAGTAACAACCCTCCATACAATAGGGCCGATTTGTCCTAAACAAACGTTGAAAAAGTGATAGAACTCGAGGATAACAGGgtcaatagcaggtttgaaaccCAACGTGAAAGGatatgtataaacaaaagaaaacctagTTAAATAAGAGGTGATTATTTAGTTCACATTGGTATTATAATGGGGAAGTCATGGCTCCAATGGCAATCTCCACGCACTATAGAAATCAAACCTTCAGTAATCTGAGTCGGGAAGATGTCAGCACGATCTAATGAAGACAGTTGGTTTCTGGTGGATTCTCTATCATTGTAGAAGGATAGTTCCGCAGGAACAATTTCATCCACTaaaggttcacgaagaggttcaATGGGTTCTTTAGTCCTAGATGAAGATCTTTGAGAAAGTGAACCCCTAGTTTTGGGAGGTGGAGTAGAACTCGATGAAGGAATAGAGGAGCCTTGTGATGAAGAAGACCCTAAACTACGAATCCTTCCTCCTCTTCTACTTCTAATAGGAGCAAGAGAACGGTTGTGAACAATGGGGACCCTCCGAGGGtcagggtttgaagaagacatagtaGTATGAGGAAGAAGAAAATTACAATTGAATACTCTAAACTTTTGTGAAAAAGACAAAGGTaaaaagttatatttatagtGAGAAGCAATCGTCAAAGGAAAAGGCGCAATGATGGAAACATCATAATGAGAGTTGTCGCTTCGTAATTGATGAAGCCGTAAAAAAGCCTTAAAAGGCGCTGAAGGGTTGCAGAACCGACTAGGAGACGCCACGTGTTATGGACATTAAATGGAAGAGACTAGATGAAGCATCAGTTCCAAAGAAGAATTAATGGCGGCAAATATTCCCGCTTTAATAAGGTCCATTTCCCAAATAttctattgatgaataaatggcaagtggggggggCAATCaatattgggaaaaattaagCTTATATATGGAATTCATTATAAGATGACACGTCATAACATGTGGACCAGTCAAAGAAGGATGGGTGATGAAGAATAATCAAAGAGGCACGAGCTTCAACAGGCACGGGCAGATGTTCAGAGAAAAAGCAAGGAAGATAGGTGCTCGAACCTCTTTATGATGGAAGGGAATGAATCTGATAGTAAATAAGGTATAGATACGTAATATTAGGCATTAAATACGGAAAACATTAAGGAATGTGTATTGAATCAAATATGACTGATTgtaacgttacattaaatgtcattaaatgccattaattgACAATAATGGCTCAATTATGGTAGAGACAAAACGTATTAcctagaaatagctataaaatgAGAAGactgatcaattgtaaggacacgaaatactattggaataCATTGATTTACTTTGCATACAATTATTATTTCTCAattatttctatttcaatttgattatcagtaacccgagttttTCTAATATAAGCTTTGACGAAAGTccttatttttggttaaacagctACATCATACCCCGTTGGATGATGTTTTTCCCCGGACCCTGCATGAATGCGGAATATTTCGTGCATGTTCTGCAGTTTTTTATTGTCTTTTATCGACAATTGCAGGTGTAATGCCAAAAGTACCCTCAGTAACACTTATAAGTATGTTCATTCTTTATTTATATTTGGACCAAAATAGCTTACTTAGTTTAATTAAGGGTAAGATTTTGCAGTGAAATAGCACATGAATTATCCGAATaagaaaattatttaaggaaCAAAACACAAAATGATAAAGAAAGGGTCACATGGTTATCGATATTCTTATTTATAACGTTAGACGAGTTGTCTGTTTTGCTTTGTCCTACTCATAAATCTGATGTAAAAACCATAGTCAGACACACGGGCATAAATTTTCTTAGTAACCACATTAGAAACTATTTGTCCATATTGCTTCGTCCTACAGAACATAAATAGTTCTTCCAAAATTAGTAAGAACAAGGCACATAGCCATGAATATTTTTGGTAACCACGTTAAAGATGATTCGTCCACATTTCTTTGTCCTACAATACATAAATCTGCTCAAAGTTATGGCACAACTTTCGGGTGTATTATAGGCCTGAGGAGCCCTTCATTAAATTTTACTCCTACCTCATAAGGCAAAGATAAGTAGCTAAACTCGAATCCAGGTTAATATCTGTTTTTACATGTTCTTTCATCGGAAAAACGGATTAAATAACTGCTGATAATTTAATCTTAGAAAAAGATTCTTGAAACTCTTTGAATGCAGACTGCTATAATTAGTTAGTTTAATCACATGTACCTACAATGTGGTTGATGTTGTAACATGGACCTATAATATATAAAGAAATCCCAAGTATGGTATACAATTTAATGAAGCTGCTCAAAATGGTTTCTTGAAGTTCCTTTTACTGGCTACTAAAATTGATTATCGAAAGAAGAATGATTGATTACGATCACATGCGGCATGGTTATACTTTAaaggatttatttattaattccTTAAAATAATCTGCGAACAAAACTAGAACAAAATCATGCCTAAAATAGTCAAGATTTCAGATATGAATCAGCTCTGTATCTCCTCCAACGGAGGATTCAGTAGCTTCTAGAAAGAGGAGTTCGTCGAGAGAGAAGGAGAACTACTGAGAATCTTTTAATTTGTGAAATAAAAACTTTACTTCAATGTATTAGGTACTGTTTAATATATACATGTGACATCCACTAACTGACTAATTTGTAAACTAACACTAACTAATGCTGACTCGACGTAACTACAAGAAGATAAATACAATTATAGTCTTAATACACTCCCCCTTCAAGTTGGATGTGAGGAGATCACACCCAATTTTCCAAGAACAGAGCAATGCTTAATCCCAGTGAGAGCTTTGCTAAGCACATCTACAAGCTGCTGTCCAATACCAATGTGCTGCAAAGAAATGAGACCTTCCTAAAGCTTGGTACGCACGGAATGACAGTGTACTTCAATATGCTAGTTCTTTCATGGAACACAGGGTTCCTAGCAATATGCAGAGCAGAGAGGCTATCACAGTGCACATGTATTGGTAAACAAAATGTCACAGTGAGTTCTTCAAGCAGTCTTGATAGCCAAATAAGTTCACCAACAACTTTTCCAAGGGCTTTGTATTCTGCTTCTGCTGAGGAGAGGGATATGGTTTCCAGCTGATGGGGCTGCCACCTAAGAACACAACATAACCAGATACTGATCTTCTAGAATAAGAGAAAGCTGCCCAATCAGAGTCACAATAAGCAACCAGTAAAAGATTATCTTCATTGCTGAAATATAGACCCAGAGTAGGATCCTTCTTCAGATACCTCAGCATATGATAGGCTGCCTGTAAATGGGGCTCCCTAGAATCTTGCATAAACTGGCTGAGATGTTGGACCCCATATGCTATGTCTAGTCTAGTATTAGTAAGGAAGTTTAATTTTTCAACCAATTTTCTGTAGAAGGTAAGATCAGACAATGGAGCACCCTCTTTTGTTTTCAGCTTTACTGTAGGATCAATGGGAGAAGTCAAGGTTGGAGAATGGAGACTCTCATATTCTTTCAACAAGTCTGACTCTCATGTTGGACCCCATTTGAGAATGCCATCTGATTTGTAAAGAATTTCCAGTCCTAGGAAGTAATGTAACTGCCCAAAGTCTTTAATTTTGAACTTGTCTTGTGAGAAGGCCTTGAGCTGATTGATTTCTTCAGAGTCAGTCCATATGAGCAacatatcatctacatatactgcTACAAAGACAATGGAGGAACCTTATTTTTTGTGAAATAAAGAATAGTCATACATGGAATGAGTGTACCCCCTTGAGTACAGGACTTTAGTCAACTTATCATACCATTGTCTGCTTGCCTGTTTCAGTCCATAAAGGGACTTGTTCAACCTACAAACTAACCCTGGAGAGTGTATTTCAAGACCTGGAGGAGCTTGCATATACACCTCCTCATGTAAATCTCCATGGAGAAATGTACTGTTCACATCCAGTTGTGAGATTTCCCATTTTTCCTTTGCCGCTATATCAATGAGGGACCTGACAATGGTCATCTTGACTACTGATGAAAAGGTCTCTGTGTAATCTGTACCAGCTTGTTGAGTATACCCCTTAACAACTAATCTTGCTTTGTGTTTTTCTACTCTGTTATCTGCTCTATGTTTTACTTTATACACCTATCTACACCCAATCCTATTTTCCTTTAGGTAAGGGAACTAGATCCCATGTGTTATTAGCATACAAGGCTTCAAACTCCCGTGTCATGGCACTTTGACAAGCAGGGTACATAGCTGCTTCTTCATATGAAGTTGGTTCTCTATCATTGTAGATGTTCTTTACAATGTGCTGACTATCAAGATGTAGGGCATCAGAAGTAATATGTTTATTATGGGAAAACATGGCATGTAGGGAGAAGTTAGAGTTAGATTTTAGGTTTGGTATATTGCAATCATAATCATTCAGATGTGAAGAGAGTTTGTGTTCCCTATGAGATCTTCTAAAACCCAATGGTTCCTCTATTGATTGTTGAGGTGAAGTCTTGTCTTGAAAATGTTCAATTGGAACCTGTGTCTCATGTGAGGAAGATATATGTAAGGAGGTGACAAGTGATGCATCAGAATTTGGGAAATTGGTGTTCTCCCGATCACTAATGCTGTGAGTTATACAAGTATCAGCGTGATCAGGTGGATTGTTAGTGAGTGGTGCATTATGGAAGGTAGGTGGAATGTTATTTACAGTAGAATTGAAAGTTAAAGGAAAAATTAACTCATAGAAGGAAACATCTCTAGGGATATGTATTTTCTTAGTGGCCAGACTTAGCACCTTATATCCCTTTGTGCCAAAAAGATATCCTAGGGTAGTTCTTGGTTCAAGTTTGTCTCTAAGAGGCTTTGGTACAGTAGGGTACACAAACACCCAAAACTCCTCAAGTAAGAGCAATTGGGCTTCTTTTTATACAAGAGTTCAAAAGGGCATTTGTTCTTTAGAGGAGTAGTTGGGAGTATGTTAATGAGGAAGGTTGTTGTAAGTATACATTCTCCCCAATATTTCAATGGTAACTTAGATTGAAAAAGTAGTTCCCTGGCCACTTCACGGAGATATTTATATTTTCTCTCCACTACTTTATTTTGTTGTGGTGTGTAAGGGCATGTCTTCTAGTGGTTTATTCCCTTTGATTGAAAAAGAGGTTGCCTCATTGCTAGTAAACTCTAGACCATTGTCATACCTTATACATTTAATGGTGGTTTGGAATTTGTTCTCTACCATATTTACAAAAGCCTTTATGACTTATAAGGCAATGCTTTTGCAACTCAAGAGATGTGTCCAAGTGGACCTACTATAATCATCTACTACGGTAAGGAAGTATTTGAAGTTATTATGTGTGGACACATGATAGGGACCCCACAGATCCACATGGAGTATTTCAAAAATTTTAGTAGTGTCAGTTGTTCTCTAGGGAAAGGGAAGCCTTGCTTATCCGGACATAGGGCAAATGTTGCACATAAAAGGTTGTTTGGCAGAAAAGGTTGCAGGTATAGTAGGAATccctttcattttattgaatGGTACATGACCAAGTCTGAAATGCCACAACATATCTACATTATCACTAATAGATGAACTAGAATACAAACCAGAAATACTGTCTTTATTATTGCAAATAGAATTATTTACAATAGGAAATGGACTGTAGGAATGGGATATACAGTGTATAGTATTCTCATCATTAGCATGAACAGAAAAATAAGGAAGATCACAATTTTATTCAGGTGAAAGACTACCTTTCTTCTGGCACTTAGAACAGAGGAAGTACAACCCATCATACTACTTACCAATCTCCAGAGGCATTTTCAGTGAAGGGGCCTGCAGTAGACAGGAAGTGTCAGAGAATGATGCAATGTATTTGAGATATACTGCTAGGGAACTGATTGACACTAGATTAAACTTAAAGAATGGAATGAACAAGACTTTGTACAGAATAATTTTAGGTGTTAGGGATACATCTCCAATTTCAGTTACTTTAACTTTGAAACCATTTGGAAGTTTAATTAACAGAGGATATGGTAGGCTTACTATGTTTTGTAGATGAGTTTTGTTAAGTCATATGGTGTGATACCCTAGAATCTAATATGCATAAGTCAGCTTTTGCACTAAAATATTTGCATGATGGATTATCAAAATCAATTGAAGAAGTGCAAGCAGTCATACCTGCAAAGTTCATAGAGGCTCCACTAGACAAGTTTGCACTGACTGTATTCTCACTGTTTCCCATATGAAAATGTTGTAGCAAGCTGACAATTTGGCCATACTGCTCATTTGAAAGGCTCATGCTTTGATTTTCTCCTTGGTGTTCCACCTCCTCTCCTCTTTCTATGTTTGTAACTATATTTGCCatgtcattttttcctttgttgaACCTTGTATTGTTATTGTATCCTTGAGAACTCTGTTTGTATTATTGTGGCCCTTGATTAAAACCCTGAGGGTATCCATGTAGCTTGTAGCACTTGTCTTTGGTGTGACCTTGTCGTTTACAATAGTCACAAAAGGGTCGAGGTCTGCTATTTGCAATTTGATTTCTAGTTCCAGTTGTGTAATTTGTCTTGAAGGTTCTTCCTCCTAGACTGACATTCAATGCTGTGGAGTCAACATTTAGTTGATTTTTTGGCCTAAATTCCTTCTGCTTTTCCTACTGTATCAGAAGGGCAAATGCCTGTGCCATGGACGACAAATGATTCATCATGAGTATGCTTCCTCGAACAACCGTATAGACTTCATTGAGTCCCATTAGAAATTGTATAAACCTTCTATATTGCTCTACCTTATGCATTCTTTCCTTCGCCCCACAGATACACACACAACTGCAATGAGTTTTGATGCTAAGAGTGTTCAATAACTCCCAgagtttcttcatttttgtgtaGCCAGTAATATCAAGCACTTCCCGACTCAAATCATCAATTTCTTTCTGAATTTGATACATTTTAGCTCTATTAGTCTGATCATATCGATCTTCCAGTTCCTTCCACAGCTCAATAGAGTCATTTACATAGTCAACACTATCAGCGATGTCCTTAGACAGAGAATTTAAGATCCACGAGGTGACCATATCGTCACACCTTTCTCACTGACGAAAACATGGACACGTTACATCGGGTCTTTTACTATCCCTGTTGGTAAAACCTAATTTGTTTTTCACTGAAAAGGCTCTCAGTACGCTTCTTCTCTAGGAACGATATCCAATTCCATCAAATGAAACCAAAACTAGTGTGTAACCAGGACTATTAGAAGGATATATGTAAAGAGGGCTAGTAACGCCGATTACCATCTGTGTTGTCGCTATTGTGGTTGTCTTCAGTCTGCTCTGTGATTGCCATCGAAATTATGTGAAAATAGTTGAATCGTTCTTTGTGTGGCTGAGATTTCTTCGATTTGTCAATAAATCATCACTGCATGTGTCCGatcctgtcatgacccaaaccgatgggccacgatgggcgcctg from Nicotiana sylvestris chromosome 12, ASM39365v2, whole genome shotgun sequence encodes the following:
- the LOC104225508 gene encoding uncharacterized protein, whose translation is MVTSWILNSLSKDIADSVDYVNDSIELWKELEDRYDQTNRAKMYQIQKEIDDLSREVLDITGYTKMKKLWELLNTLSIKTHCSCVCICGAKERMHKVEQYRRFIQFLMGLNEVYTVVRGSILMMNHLSSMAQAFALLIQ